The following coding sequences lie in one Rhodohalobacter barkolensis genomic window:
- a CDS encoding LVIVD repeat-containing protein, whose protein sequence is MKRLLPGMILAFASLLAVYSCASSDMPEQNVQPSLSPITEIEQPSPDPRVGLSGGLFDYDEAIWNLNLISATPPPEDFLGSWATDLAFKDNYIIQGSYNGFIVWDMTNPADPEVVVDFLCPASQSDVSVYENLLFVSGEGLGGRLDCGTEGVSETVSEERLRGIRIFDISDIENPEYISNVQTCRGSHTHSVLKDPNDDENVYVYISGSAPVRPEDELPGCSSAFPDEDPESALFRIEVIKVPLDNPEEAAIANSPRIFEGLTAPPTHGPAPEELAAIERAREEGRFVANYDGSPRVVNNRLAQAFLQQIVEERGGEGEPTEADSSALRDQVDEMYGEFMEERLAARGRGEDVGPNQCHDITLFPEVGLAGGACEGYGLLLDITNPVNPTRIDAVADSNFAYWHSATFNNDGTTVLFTDEWGGGTQPKCRESDPYEWGANAIYAIGDDGKMDFQSYFKMPAPQTSAENCVAHNGSMIPVPDRDIMVQSWYQGGINVFDFTDPENPVEIAFHDRGPVNPDRIETGGSWSIYWYNGYLVSSEIARGLDILELVPSDFLTQNEIDAANTVVLEYKNAQGQPKYEWPTTYALAKAYTDQLERNRELNMQTIQMIRNGLSEAESADDSRKSRVLNEVAASLSNRASSSSNSDKVMELARIIRDLGSAS, encoded by the coding sequence ATGAAACGATTACTACCCGGGATGATTCTTGCATTTGCCTCTTTGCTGGCTGTGTATAGTTGTGCATCCTCAGATATGCCTGAACAGAACGTTCAGCCTTCACTGTCTCCTATAACTGAAATTGAACAACCCAGTCCTGACCCGCGCGTAGGTCTATCCGGCGGACTCTTTGACTACGATGAAGCAATCTGGAATTTAAACCTGATTTCAGCTACTCCCCCACCGGAAGATTTTCTGGGCTCCTGGGCAACAGATTTAGCCTTTAAAGACAATTATATCATTCAGGGAAGTTATAATGGATTTATAGTTTGGGATATGACCAACCCTGCAGATCCTGAAGTAGTTGTTGATTTTCTCTGTCCGGCGTCTCAAAGTGACGTATCTGTTTACGAGAATCTTCTCTTTGTATCCGGTGAAGGTTTAGGTGGCCGACTGGATTGTGGAACGGAAGGTGTTTCTGAAACAGTCAGTGAAGAACGATTGCGTGGAATCCGAATTTTTGACATTAGCGATATTGAGAATCCGGAGTATATCTCTAACGTACAAACTTGCCGTGGTTCGCATACACACTCTGTACTAAAGGATCCTAACGACGACGAGAACGTTTATGTTTACATTTCCGGTTCTGCTCCTGTACGTCCTGAAGATGAATTACCCGGTTGTTCAAGTGCATTTCCTGATGAAGATCCTGAAAGTGCCCTTTTCCGAATTGAAGTAATTAAAGTTCCTTTGGATAACCCTGAAGAAGCAGCAATTGCAAACTCTCCTCGAATTTTTGAAGGATTGACAGCTCCTCCAACTCACGGTCCTGCACCTGAAGAACTTGCTGCAATTGAAAGAGCACGTGAAGAAGGTCGTTTCGTTGCAAACTATGACGGCTCACCGCGTGTAGTCAACAACCGGCTTGCCCAGGCTTTCCTGCAACAGATCGTTGAAGAACGTGGCGGTGAAGGCGAACCAACTGAAGCAGACAGCAGTGCGCTTCGAGATCAAGTTGATGAAATGTATGGTGAATTTATGGAAGAAAGGCTTGCTGCCCGCGGAAGAGGTGAGGATGTTGGTCCAAACCAATGCCACGATATCACACTCTTTCCGGAAGTGGGTCTTGCGGGTGGTGCTTGTGAAGGATATGGGCTTCTTTTGGATATTACCAACCCCGTGAATCCAACCCGAATTGATGCTGTAGCAGATTCAAATTTTGCTTACTGGCACTCAGCTACATTTAATAATGATGGGACAACCGTTCTATTTACTGATGAATGGGGTGGCGGTACACAGCCTAAATGTAGAGAAAGTGATCCATACGAATGGGGAGCAAATGCAATCTATGCTATTGGTGATGATGGAAAGATGGATTTTCAAAGCTACTTTAAAATGCCGGCTCCACAAACATCAGCAGAAAATTGTGTTGCACATAACGGATCTATGATTCCTGTACCGGACCGCGACATTATGGTTCAGTCTTGGTATCAAGGCGGAATCAATGTTTTTGATTTTACTGATCCGGAAAATCCTGTTGAAATTGCATTTCATGATCGCGGACCGGTCAATCCTGATCGAATTGAAACCGGTGGAAGCTGGTCAATCTATTGGTACAACGGCTATCTTGTGAGCTCAGAAATTGCTCGTGGTCTTGATATTTTGGAACTCGTTCCGAGTGATTTCCTTACTCAGAATGAAATTGATGCTGCAAATACTGTAGTTCTTGAGTACAAAAACGCTCAGGGACAACCGAAGTATGAGTGGCCTACAACCTATGCACTTGCTAAAGCTTACACCGACCAGCTGGAAAGAAATCGTGAGCTGAATATGCAAACCATTCAAATGATCCGAAACGGATTGTCTGAAGCTGAAAGTGCAGACGATTCCAGAAAATCACGTGTACTGAATGAAGTCGCTGCTTCCCTATCCAACAGAGCATCTTCATCATCAAATAGTGATAAAGTGATGGAACTGGCACGGATTATTCGTGATCTTGGTTCTGCCTCATAA
- a CDS encoding DUF305 domain-containing protein: MLSKFYKNTFLTLISSGVSLMIIFSGCSTTQQSTTDSQTSAESMERQQQNHEEMERIYWERIEQSRMNFTEADVDFMTGMIGHHSQALIMSRLAPENGASQSVQTLASRIINAQSDEIALMQRWLRDRGQPVPIVHIDGINMTIEMEQSETDADHGNHDDHNMDMDMNHEEDHDMDHNSDMMHDHSGMPGMLTQQQLENLSAATGKEFDRLFLTYMIEHHGGAVIMVEELFAADGAASDTESFELASGINAEQVTEIERMKLMLENID, translated from the coding sequence ATGCTTAGCAAGTTTTACAAAAACACTTTTCTCACCTTGATATCATCCGGAGTCTCCCTGATGATTATTTTTTCGGGTTGCTCAACAACTCAGCAATCAACAACAGATTCACAAACTTCTGCTGAATCGATGGAGAGGCAACAGCAGAATCATGAGGAGATGGAAAGGATTTACTGGGAACGAATAGAACAGTCTCGTATGAATTTTACTGAGGCTGATGTGGATTTTATGACCGGAATGATCGGGCACCACTCTCAGGCCTTAATTATGTCTCGGTTAGCTCCTGAAAATGGTGCCAGCCAATCGGTACAAACTCTTGCAAGCCGAATCATCAACGCGCAGTCTGATGAAATTGCTCTTATGCAGCGTTGGTTACGCGACAGAGGGCAGCCTGTTCCTATTGTGCATATCGACGGTATCAACATGACAATCGAGATGGAACAGAGTGAAACGGATGCTGATCACGGCAATCATGATGATCACAACATGGATATGGATATGAATCATGAGGAAGATCATGATATGGATCACAATTCGGATATGATGCACGATCACAGTGGTATGCCTGGAATGCTGACTCAACAACAACTTGAAAATCTTTCAGCAGCAACCGGTAAAGAGTTTGACCGTCTTTTTCTAACCTACATGATCGAGCATCACGGTGGTGCGGTTATTATGGTTGAAGAACTATTTGCTGCAGACGGTGCAGCTTCCGACACGGAATCTTTTGAACTTGCTTCAGGTATCAACGCAGAGCAGGTTACAGAAATTGAAAGAATGAAATTAATGCTGGAAAATATAGATTAA
- the ftsH gene encoding ATP-dependent zinc metalloprotease FtsH codes for MYWFYLIAFVVLGYWVLTDGNGMFGTQPEIEYSTFKEQLRSDNVERVHIQGNRIDGIFRTEQKLQLTDSDTTSYKNFITVIPSFGDERLTDLLEENDVIISAEADSDGFWWYFLVFSMPLFFLLLIGWMFYRRMQMQGRGMFNIGKSQAKLQEPGKNKTTFDDIAGMDGAKTELREIIEFLKDPSRFEEIGAKLPKGVLLMGPPGTGKTLLARAVAGEAEVPFYTITGSDFMEMFVGVGAKRVREMFKQAKEKSPAIIFIDEIDSIGRKRGAGLGGGHDEREQTLNQLLSELDGFEPSENVIVMAATNRPDILDKALLRPGRFDRQISVDLPSQNSRLEILKIHARNKSIDESVDLKKIASSTPGFSGADLENLLNEASLYAGRNKRKKIIMDDIENARDKIMMGLEREGMQIDDEEKRILAYHEAGHAIVAAALPNSDPLHKVSVIPRGKAMGITMQLPEKEKYLYNKEYLLDRMAVIMGGRAAEQLIFNTATSGAQNDLMQVAKLSRKMVVEWGMSEKFGHLAFGGDEEDVFLGRDMTRQKSYSDSTAREIDQEVQVISQEAYDRALKILKENKEAFDKLAELLIEKEEVSGEEVLSLMKDDSE; via the coding sequence ATCTACTGGTTTTATCTGATCGCATTTGTTGTACTTGGCTACTGGGTTTTAACCGATGGCAACGGAATGTTTGGCACACAGCCGGAGATCGAGTACAGCACCTTTAAGGAGCAGCTTCGAAGTGATAATGTTGAACGAGTTCACATTCAGGGAAACCGGATTGATGGAATATTCAGGACTGAACAAAAACTACAGCTCACTGATTCTGATACTACATCCTATAAAAATTTCATTACTGTAATTCCATCTTTCGGAGATGAACGGTTAACGGATCTGCTTGAAGAAAACGACGTCATTATTTCCGCTGAAGCCGATTCAGATGGATTCTGGTGGTATTTTCTTGTCTTCTCCATGCCGCTCTTTTTTCTACTTCTCATCGGCTGGATGTTTTACAGACGGATGCAGATGCAGGGACGCGGTATGTTCAATATTGGAAAGAGCCAGGCCAAGCTGCAGGAGCCCGGAAAAAATAAAACTACATTTGATGATATTGCAGGAATGGATGGAGCCAAAACCGAGCTTCGCGAAATCATAGAATTTTTGAAAGACCCAAGCCGTTTTGAAGAGATTGGAGCCAAACTTCCAAAAGGCGTCCTGCTTATGGGGCCTCCCGGAACCGGTAAAACACTTCTGGCCAGAGCTGTAGCCGGTGAAGCTGAAGTTCCGTTTTATACCATCACAGGATCTGACTTTATGGAAATGTTTGTTGGTGTGGGCGCCAAACGGGTGCGCGAGATGTTTAAACAGGCAAAAGAAAAATCACCGGCCATTATTTTTATTGATGAGATCGACTCCATTGGGCGTAAACGTGGAGCGGGACTGGGCGGTGGTCATGACGAGCGCGAGCAGACACTGAATCAATTGCTTTCCGAACTCGACGGGTTTGAACCGAGTGAAAATGTAATTGTGATGGCGGCCACAAACCGGCCGGATATTTTAGATAAGGCGCTTTTAAGACCCGGTCGCTTTGACCGTCAAATCAGTGTGGATCTTCCTTCACAAAATTCAAGGCTCGAGATTCTGAAAATTCATGCCAGGAATAAATCCATTGATGAGAGTGTTGATCTCAAAAAAATTGCCAGCAGTACTCCGGGGTTCAGTGGAGCCGATTTGGAAAATCTGCTGAATGAAGCTTCTCTTTATGCGGGACGAAATAAGAGGAAAAAAATTATCATGGACGATATCGAGAATGCACGTGATAAAATCATGATGGGACTTGAGCGTGAAGGAATGCAGATAGATGATGAAGAGAAGCGAATACTCGCCTACCACGAAGCCGGCCACGCTATTGTAGCGGCCGCATTGCCAAACAGTGATCCCCTTCATAAAGTGTCTGTAATACCCAGAGGCAAAGCGATGGGAATTACCATGCAGCTTCCTGAAAAAGAGAAATACCTCTACAATAAAGAGTATTTGCTCGATCGAATGGCTGTAATAATGGGCGGACGCGCAGCCGAACAGCTAATATTTAATACAGCAACAAGTGGTGCCCAAAACGATTTAATGCAGGTAGCTAAACTCTCCCGAAAAATGGTGGTAGAGTGGGGAATGAGTGAAAAATTTGGGCACCTCGCATTTGGCGGAGACGAAGAGGACGTTTTCCTGGGGCGTGATATGACTCGCCAAAAAAGTTACAGTGACTCTACAGCTCGTGAAATTGATCAGGAGGTTCAGGTTATCTCACAAGAAGCTTATGACCGAGCTCTCAAAATTCTAAAGGAGAACAAAGAAGCATTCGATAAACTAGCAGAATTGTTGATCGAGAAAGAGGAAGTTTCAGGTGAAGAAGTTCTATCCTTGATGAAAGACGATTCGGAATAA
- a CDS encoding Smr/MutS family protein: MAKLKLDLHDIYNKGDQIDRELENIIDEAIEKRIKTVEIIPGKGSGQLKKRVLKFLDQKHIKQKYHRIDKDSKNFGRLFVYFKF, translated from the coding sequence ATGGCAAAACTCAAACTCGACCTGCACGATATTTATAATAAAGGAGATCAAATTGATCGTGAATTGGAAAACATTATTGATGAAGCCATTGAAAAAAGAATCAAAACAGTTGAAATTATTCCGGGAAAAGGATCAGGACAATTAAAAAAACGCGTTTTAAAATTTTTGGATCAAAAACACATCAAACAGAAATATCACCGGATTGACAAAGACAGTAAAAATTTTGGGAGACTGTTTGTCTACTTTAAATTTTAG
- a CDS encoding DUF3127 domain-containing protein, protein MDLHITGKVIKILEEQSGKGKNGPWRKRDFILETPGEYPRKVCITQWGDQIDKNSVVQDETVTAFIDIQSREYKGNWYTDVKAWKIEKGAAAQGGEPADDVVIDFGAEGDDEAPF, encoded by the coding sequence ATGGACCTTCATATTACGGGAAAAGTTATAAAGATATTGGAAGAGCAATCCGGAAAGGGTAAAAATGGTCCGTGGAGAAAGCGGGATTTTATTCTTGAAACTCCCGGAGAATATCCGCGAAAGGTATGTATTACACAGTGGGGTGATCAGATCGATAAAAATTCGGTTGTTCAGGATGAAACGGTGACTGCATTTATTGATATTCAAAGCAGAGAGTACAAGGGAAATTGGTATACAGATGTTAAAGCCTGGAAAATTGAGAAGGGAGCTGCGGCACAGGGAGGAGAACCAGCCGATGATGTAGTGATTGATTTTGGTGCCGAAGGTGATGACGAGGCTCCATTTTAA
- a CDS encoding histidine kinase dimerization/phosphoacceptor domain -containing protein, which translates to MHTISKKGLAYSLPVVLGLLIIFYYGWRQDQNQLREARIQTIESTAGLLKELIEETVNENLLLVENHKDRVEFTKGEYFNNFEFETNLLLNVKEDFLFFEWIDADGEIIIIEPFENNSPAVGLDILELDYRRDEWLEMKRDSSINMTPWTDLAQGGGAFLVDAPLYYNDQFHGSLTVGMDFTDAFESIMAGRDIFNLEIWDENGEVFFTYGIDEVESDQNYSSTQSLNFISGSDNEWTMRLSANENLYSGRSFVFNQLGLFFRMLIAVLFGFTIYFMMVAYRANRRNLQALKEKEVLISEIHHRVKNNLAVISSLIDLQRIDSDDPKLIDSLQTTQNRIQSIAGVHELLYRSDTLSEVPFEEYLNKLMKKHLDVYNNGDSHINVNIDSQINSLNINQALPLGILMSELVTNSFKHAFNDNEEGEIKINITGDQDIIRVYYSDNGPGFKKEFFETSTGLGVTIIRTLLVQLHAEYELDSENGFKLHFTFKRDDR; encoded by the coding sequence TTGCATACGATTTCTAAAAAAGGGTTGGCATATTCGTTGCCGGTAGTCCTGGGACTCTTGATCATTTTCTACTATGGCTGGAGGCAGGATCAAAATCAGTTGAGAGAGGCTCGCATTCAAACGATCGAATCAACAGCCGGTTTGTTAAAAGAGTTGATTGAAGAGACTGTCAATGAGAATTTACTATTGGTTGAAAATCATAAGGACAGAGTAGAGTTTACAAAAGGGGAGTACTTCAATAATTTTGAATTTGAGACCAATCTGCTACTAAATGTAAAAGAAGACTTCCTGTTTTTTGAGTGGATTGATGCTGACGGTGAAATTATAATCATTGAGCCATTTGAGAACAATTCGCCAGCCGTTGGATTAGATATCCTTGAACTGGATTATAGAAGAGATGAGTGGTTAGAGATGAAGAGAGATTCGTCAATCAATATGACCCCCTGGACCGATCTGGCACAAGGTGGCGGAGCTTTTTTAGTGGATGCACCACTTTATTATAACGATCAGTTTCATGGTTCGCTCACGGTAGGAATGGATTTTACGGATGCATTTGAAAGTATTATGGCCGGGAGAGATATATTCAACCTGGAGATTTGGGATGAGAATGGAGAGGTATTTTTCACGTATGGAATTGACGAAGTAGAGAGCGATCAAAATTACAGCAGCACTCAGTCTCTTAACTTTATCAGTGGCTCGGATAATGAATGGACAATGAGGTTATCAGCCAATGAGAACCTCTACTCGGGTAGGTCATTTGTTTTTAATCAGTTGGGACTCTTTTTTAGAATGCTGATTGCGGTGCTTTTTGGCTTTACCATCTACTTTATGATGGTAGCTTATCGGGCCAATAGGCGGAATTTGCAAGCTTTAAAAGAGAAGGAAGTACTGATATCAGAAATTCATCACCGGGTAAAAAATAATCTGGCTGTTATCTCCAGCCTGATAGATCTTCAAAGAATTGATTCAGACGATCCAAAATTGATTGATTCACTGCAAACAACTCAAAACAGAATACAGTCGATTGCAGGTGTCCATGAATTACTTTACCGTTCAGATACTCTGTCGGAGGTGCCTTTTGAAGAGTATTTAAATAAACTGATGAAAAAGCATCTGGATGTATATAATAACGGTGATAGTCATATCAATGTTAATATCGACAGTCAGATAAATTCTCTAAATATTAATCAGGCTCTTCCACTGGGAATTTTGATGAGTGAATTAGTAACCAACTCGTTCAAACATGCTTTTAACGACAATGAAGAGGGAGAGATCAAGATCAATATTACTGGGGATCAGGACATCATCCGTGTTTACTATTCCGACAACGGCCCGGGCTTTAAAAAAGAGTTTTTTGAAACAAGTACAGGTTTGGGAGTGACTATCATCCGAACACTGCTTGTCCAGCTGCATGCAGAATATGAGCTGGACTCTGAAAATGGATTTAAATTACATTTTACCTTTAAACGCGACGATCGTTAG
- a CDS encoding DUF4296 domain-containing protein, with product MKFSYTALILSVLIFTFISCEKEPEVINEDLYIELVTELSVLNQMNEQLLGEMTKQEKREEIFAHYNVSESEFNEAHEYYQSDIDAQMSRVKIIQDRLRTERDSVQAAERRHRDENRIDPDSIRKQIRNRNNNPEN from the coding sequence GTGAAATTCTCATACACAGCTCTCATCCTTTCGGTTCTGATATTCACTTTTATCTCCTGTGAGAAAGAACCGGAAGTGATTAACGAAGATCTATATATCGAACTGGTTACCGAACTCTCCGTACTGAACCAAATGAACGAGCAGTTACTCGGTGAGATGACAAAACAGGAAAAACGTGAAGAGATTTTTGCTCATTACAATGTAAGTGAGAGTGAATTTAATGAAGCACATGAGTATTACCAGTCTGATATTGACGCTCAAATGAGTCGAGTTAAAATTATTCAGGACAGATTGCGAACGGAACGGGATTCTGTTCAGGCCGCGGAAAGGCGACATAGAGATGAAAATCGTATCGATCCTGATTCAATTCGGAAGCAGATCAGAAACCGTAATAATAATCCGGAGAACTAA
- a CDS encoding SDR family oxidoreductase, whose amino-acid sequence MELKNKIAIVTGASSGIGTAFSEKLIRKGATVYGLARRLNKLKEIQSKLGEQFIPVQMDVTKHQDVEAWVTEQFTDDKNLPHILVNNAGLAKFGNVDDLSVEDWDTMVNTNLNGIFYLTRVIVPLMKQNPNHCHIINIASVAGLLGNPQISGYNATKFGVRGFSEALFKELRYDKIKVSTMFPGSIATDFFDKVGSETHSNMMQPGDVADTLVHLLETPDNLLINEVTMRPLNPKNPDIKE is encoded by the coding sequence ATGGAATTAAAAAATAAGATCGCAATTGTAACCGGAGCCAGCAGCGGTATTGGTACAGCATTTTCAGAAAAATTAATCAGGAAAGGTGCAACTGTTTATGGGTTGGCAAGGCGACTAAACAAATTAAAAGAGATCCAAAGTAAACTTGGTGAACAGTTTATTCCGGTACAGATGGACGTCACAAAACATCAGGACGTTGAAGCGTGGGTTACTGAACAGTTTACTGATGATAAAAACCTACCTCACATTTTAGTAAACAACGCCGGACTCGCCAAGTTTGGAAATGTGGATGACCTTTCCGTTGAAGATTGGGATACAATGGTAAATACCAATCTAAATGGTATTTTTTACCTGACTCGTGTAATTGTACCCTTGATGAAACAAAATCCGAATCACTGTCATATTATCAATATTGCATCCGTTGCAGGGTTATTGGGCAATCCACAGATTTCCGGTTACAATGCCACCAAATTTGGTGTTCGCGGTTTCAGTGAAGCACTTTTCAAGGAACTTCGTTATGATAAAATTAAAGTATCAACCATGTTCCCGGGTTCCATTGCAACCGATTTCTTTGATAAAGTGGGAAGTGAAACTCATTCCAATATGATGCAGCCCGGAGACGTTGCGGATACACTGGTTCATCTTTTGGAGACACCCGACAATCTTTTGATCAACGAAGTAACCATGCGTCCGTTAAATCCTAAAAATCCAGATATTAAAGAGTGA
- a CDS encoding type III pantothenate kinase, with amino-acid sequence MTTLFLDIGNSHIKLAEKQGVKWEVVFKASNGSLEGLTEVVEQYPDINLMVVCSVREDVLNKILDVLNFIDVKVLTSSLIDSVSLDYETPDTLGMDRFLTCYGAVSVTDHDVICVDAGTACTVDWMTNEGIYRGGVIMPGLKLFHEMMERKLPELPSVDYYIPTQWPGKSTKQSVQWGTSGGYLVVINGFIRKYLEIIEGETDLFLTGGDSLYLSENLDSSLKVHHRPHLLFDGMEMFWKDLERLD; translated from the coding sequence ATGACCACTTTATTTCTTGATATTGGAAACTCCCACATCAAATTAGCAGAAAAACAGGGAGTTAAATGGGAGGTTGTTTTCAAGGCATCAAACGGATCTCTTGAAGGATTGACAGAAGTGGTGGAACAATACCCCGATATCAATTTAATGGTAGTTTGTTCCGTTCGCGAAGACGTTCTAAATAAAATTTTAGATGTTCTCAACTTCATTGATGTGAAAGTTTTGACAAGTTCTCTGATCGATTCAGTTAGCCTCGATTATGAAACGCCTGATACACTTGGCATGGATCGTTTTTTAACCTGCTACGGTGCAGTTTCCGTAACGGACCACGATGTCATTTGTGTTGATGCCGGAACGGCATGTACGGTAGACTGGATGACAAATGAAGGTATTTACAGGGGGGGAGTCATTATGCCGGGTTTAAAACTCTTTCATGAAATGATGGAGAGAAAATTACCCGAATTGCCTTCTGTTGACTATTACATTCCTACTCAGTGGCCCGGAAAATCAACGAAACAATCCGTTCAATGGGGAACCAGCGGCGGTTATCTGGTGGTTATAAATGGATTTATCCGAAAATATTTAGAAATTATTGAGGGAGAAACGGACTTGTTTCTGACCGGTGGGGATTCTCTCTATTTGTCAGAAAATCTGGATTCATCACTGAAAGTTCACCACCGTCCACATCTGCTGTTTGATGGTATGGAGATGTTCTGGAAAGATTTGGAAAGGCTGGATTAA